Proteins found in one uncultured Desulfuromonas sp. genomic segment:
- a CDS encoding nitroreductase family protein: MSDCTLNNCDFRGLIEKTRNYHYFVESEKVTEEMLRELVDYARLAPSTSNLNLQPLRYLIACEEERNEKIFETLSWQGYLRGWGGPIKGVKPTGYIIVLGDKTVCSSYVADQGIAAQSILLGATNKGLGGCIAAKVQRRKLREALDLPTRYEILLVIAIGKPGEEIVLEHQEPGADAYGWHDDQGNYHLPKRSLDSIILKY, encoded by the coding sequence ATGAGCGATTGCACTTTGAACAACTGTGATTTCAGAGGGTTGATCGAAAAGACACGAAACTATCACTATTTTGTCGAGTCGGAGAAAGTCACCGAAGAGATGTTGCGCGAGCTGGTGGATTACGCCCGTCTGGCACCATCAACCAGCAACTTGAATCTTCAGCCGTTGCGCTATCTGATCGCCTGTGAAGAAGAGCGCAATGAAAAGATTTTTGAAACGTTGTCCTGGCAGGGGTATCTGCGTGGTTGGGGCGGCCCGATCAAAGGGGTCAAGCCGACCGGCTATATCATCGTACTTGGTGATAAAACCGTGTGCAGCAGTTATGTTGCCGATCAGGGTATTGCCGCTCAGTCGATCTTGCTTGGCGCTACAAATAAAGGGTTGGGCGGGTGCATTGCTGCCAAGGTTCAGCGGCGTAAGTTGCGTGAAGCGCTCGATTTGCCGACCCGTTATGAGATTCTGCTGGTTATTGCCATCGGTAAGCCGGGCGAGGAGATTGTTCTCGAACATCAGGAGCCTGGGGCCGATGCCTATGGCTGGCACGATGACCAGGGCAATTACCATCTGCCTAAGCGGAGCCTGGACAGTATTATTCTCAAATAC
- a CDS encoding 16S rRNA (uracil(1498)-N(3))-methyltransferase: protein MNLILLFENDYFKPDMVCLTGRRRRHVDQVHRASVGDRLRVGQLNGQLGTGTITELTDQKLVMKVCCDQTAPSPSCVELVLALPRPKVLKRTLITATTLGIKRIALINSWRVEKSFWQTPLLAQERIREFLVEGLEQCCDTVLPQVDCYPLFKPYAEDVLPGQLVGKQGVVAHPHVEAPHTAPASNRYVLAIGPEGGFIPYEVNLLLDQGMVPLVLGSRILKVEAAMTSAVARLSPF, encoded by the coding sequence ATGAACCTGATTCTGCTGTTTGAGAATGATTATTTCAAGCCCGATATGGTTTGCCTGACAGGGCGCCGTCGTCGCCATGTCGATCAGGTTCACCGGGCATCTGTTGGTGACCGGTTGCGGGTCGGGCAATTGAACGGACAGCTTGGTACCGGAACCATTACTGAATTGACCGACCAAAAGCTGGTGATGAAGGTGTGCTGTGACCAGACCGCTCCTTCGCCCAGTTGTGTCGAGCTGGTCTTGGCGCTGCCACGGCCAAAAGTCTTGAAACGAACGCTGATCACGGCGACCACATTAGGGATTAAGCGAATTGCACTGATTAACTCCTGGCGGGTAGAAAAGAGCTTTTGGCAGACCCCGCTGCTTGCCCAGGAGAGAATTCGCGAGTTTTTGGTTGAAGGGCTGGAACAGTGCTGTGATACGGTCCTTCCGCAGGTGGATTGTTATCCATTGTTTAAACCCTATGCTGAAGATGTCCTGCCTGGGCAACTGGTGGGAAAGCAAGGTGTTGTCGCCCATCCTCATGTCGAAGCGCCGCACACAGCGCCAGCCTCAAACAGGTATGTGCTGGCGATTGGTCCTGAAGGTGGCTTTATTCCCTATGAAGTTAACCTGCTGCTGGATCAGGGGATGGTCCCACTTGTGTTGGGCTCGCGTATCCTTAAAGTTGAAGCTGCTATGACCAGTGCTGTGGCTCGGCTAAGCCCGTTTTAG
- a CDS encoding UbiD family decarboxylase, whose translation MNFRQHLAWLKSRHQLLTIDQQVDCHLEAAEIVRQLSHQSLASAIHLQNLDCSRFSVVANLFFPRGSDDVFFGTHDGFCEALAAIPDAVPGTLSLAAWLNTQSDYAYLLQDQLHSDLKKVETLYDLPLLRYWPGDAGPYLSLSVAIVRALDGTIHCGVYRLQVQGPRQLTVHCLPGSRTQQIYRDYQQAGQEMPMVVVMGIDPAVLLSALLPLDVDVDSIGFAGWVQGEAITCCASPMHGLPMPSHCEMVLEGVVGRDDPKMDGPHGNFCGTYTTPVLCPVMTVDQIWGREDAICPVTVVGPPPAESYCLARARLPYVKWRMTRDFEWVTDVKWIETAEYHNALIVQIKDYCNENGRDVLFDHQLMQGASMVVLVDQSADLSCPEQIVWQCFNVSWREVVYYHKETLVVDATQIGSRQRLEPDSHVRRRVEQRLKRWNLDMHRGLQ comes from the coding sequence ATGAACTTTCGACAACACCTTGCCTGGCTTAAAAGCCGCCATCAACTGCTCACCATTGATCAACAGGTCGATTGTCACCTTGAAGCTGCGGAAATTGTCCGACAGCTCAGTCACCAATCCCTGGCCTCTGCCATTCACCTACAGAATTTGGACTGCTCACGGTTTTCTGTTGTCGCCAACCTGTTTTTTCCACGTGGATCAGATGATGTGTTTTTTGGGACACATGATGGTTTTTGCGAGGCGTTGGCGGCAATCCCCGATGCTGTTCCTGGCACGTTATCTCTGGCGGCATGGCTCAACACACAATCCGACTATGCTTATCTGTTGCAGGATCAGTTGCATTCTGATCTCAAAAAGGTCGAGACGCTCTACGATCTGCCCTTGTTGCGCTATTGGCCGGGTGATGCGGGTCCGTACCTTTCGTTGTCGGTTGCCATTGTTCGCGCATTGGATGGGACAATTCACTGCGGAGTGTATCGTCTGCAGGTCCAGGGGCCACGGCAATTAACTGTGCATTGTCTTCCAGGGTCGCGAACTCAACAGATTTATCGGGACTATCAACAGGCGGGACAGGAGATGCCGATGGTCGTGGTTATGGGTATTGACCCTGCCGTGCTGTTGAGCGCGTTGCTGCCGCTTGACGTAGATGTCGACTCCATCGGCTTTGCCGGTTGGGTGCAGGGCGAAGCAATCACTTGTTGTGCCAGTCCTATGCATGGATTGCCGATGCCCAGCCACTGTGAAATGGTGCTGGAGGGTGTTGTTGGTCGCGATGATCCAAAAATGGATGGGCCTCATGGAAATTTCTGCGGGACCTACACCACGCCAGTCTTGTGTCCGGTTATGACGGTTGACCAGATATGGGGGCGTGAAGATGCGATCTGTCCGGTGACCGTGGTTGGTCCTCCTCCGGCTGAGAGTTATTGCTTGGCACGTGCGCGGCTTCCCTATGTCAAGTGGCGGATGACCCGTGACTTTGAATGGGTGACGGATGTGAAATGGATTGAGACAGCGGAATATCACAATGCGCTGATTGTTCAGATAAAAGATTATTGCAACGAGAATGGCCGAGACGTCCTATTTGACCATCAATTGATGCAGGGTGCATCCATGGTAGTTCTGGTGGATCAGAGCGCCGATTTGAGCTGTCCTGAGCAGATTGTATGGCAGTGCTTCAACGTGTCTTGGAGAGAAGTGGTTTATTATCATAAAGAGACGCTCGTTGTTGATGCAACACAGATCGGCAGTCGGCAGAGGCTCGAGCCGGATAGCCACGTTCGTCGTCGGGTTGAACAGCGTTTAAAGCGGTGGAATCTCGATATGCATAGAGGGCTGCAATGA
- a CDS encoding NADH-quinone oxidoreductase subunit N produces MENLVQTAMQNINFAALMPSIVLACFAMVMLLVNAFSKRGATAHVAGMSLVALLATGIVAVGSWNNAQAGFAGHVVLDNFSIFFTVVFLISAALTILMSDNYLKREGYPVGEYYSLILFSTVGAMLMASGTDLMTIFLGLEVLSVSLYVLAGFFRHQRQSNEAGLKYFLLGAFSTGFLLYGMALIYGVAATTNLVDIAAYFQAFPTALSNPVAVAGMLLMGTGFLFKIAIAPFHMWTPDVYQGAPTPITAFMSAGPKAAAFAAFMRIFMVSLIGMQGTWTSLLWVLAVLTMIFGNFIALNQTNLKRMLAYSSIAHAGYALVGLVAANEIGISGVLYYMLAYTFMNIGAFAVLVLIGKQGEENLTLQGVAGFGYKRPLLAVLLSICLFSLMGIPPSAGFSGKFYIFAGALNAGYVWLAVLGVLNSAVSLYYYLRVMVFMYFKDPEEDFAWIQLKPGATICIVLSVIAVLYMGIVPSGIMSLARQAIL; encoded by the coding sequence ATGGAAAATCTGGTGCAAACAGCCATGCAAAACATCAACTTTGCCGCACTCATGCCGTCCATTGTTCTGGCATGCTTTGCGATGGTGATGTTGCTTGTGAATGCATTCTCCAAGCGCGGCGCCACGGCACATGTTGCCGGAATGAGTCTTGTGGCTCTTTTGGCGACCGGGATTGTTGCTGTTGGTAGCTGGAACAATGCCCAGGCCGGTTTTGCCGGACACGTTGTTCTGGATAACTTTTCGATCTTCTTCACGGTCGTCTTTCTGATCTCGGCAGCTCTGACGATCCTGATGTCGGACAATTACCTGAAACGGGAAGGCTATCCTGTTGGAGAATACTATTCTCTGATTCTGTTCAGTACCGTTGGTGCCATGCTGATGGCTTCCGGAACCGACTTGATGACCATTTTCCTCGGTCTTGAGGTTCTGTCGGTCTCACTGTATGTTCTGGCTGGATTCTTCCGTCATCAGCGTCAATCCAATGAAGCAGGTCTGAAGTATTTCCTTCTTGGTGCCTTTTCCACCGGCTTCTTGTTGTATGGAATGGCGTTGATTTATGGTGTGGCCGCCACAACCAACCTCGTTGATATTGCCGCTTATTTCCAAGCTTTCCCGACGGCACTGAGCAACCCTGTTGCGGTTGCCGGTATGTTGTTGATGGGAACCGGTTTCCTGTTTAAGATCGCTATCGCACCGTTCCATATGTGGACACCCGATGTTTACCAGGGCGCACCGACACCGATTACAGCGTTCATGAGCGCCGGTCCCAAGGCTGCAGCATTCGCTGCGTTTATGCGCATTTTTATGGTCAGCCTGATCGGTATGCAGGGTACTTGGACCTCTCTGTTGTGGGTTCTGGCCGTTCTGACCATGATTTTCGGTAACTTCATTGCCCTCAATCAGACCAATCTGAAGCGAATGCTGGCGTACTCGTCCATCGCTCATGCTGGTTACGCTCTTGTCGGTTTGGTTGCGGCTAACGAAATTGGGATTTCCGGTGTTCTTTATTACATGCTGGCCTATACCTTCATGAACATCGGCGCTTTTGCCGTTCTTGTTCTGATTGGCAAGCAGGGTGAGGAAAATCTGACACTGCAGGGGGTGGCCGGATTCGGTTATAAACGGCCTCTGTTGGCGGTTTTGTTGTCCATCTGCCTGTTCTCTCTGATGGGGATCCCTCCTTCTGCCGGTTTCAGTGGCAAGTTCTATATCTTTGCCGGTGCCTTGAATGCTGGGTATGTCTGGCTGGCGGTACTGGGTGTTCTCAACTCGGCAGTATCCCTGTACTACTACCTGCGGGTTATGGTATTCATGTACTTCAAGGATCCGGAGGAAGATTTCGCCTGGATTCAGCTTAAGCCCGGGGCGACCATCTGCATTGTCCTGTCGGTCATTGCGGTTCTTTACATGGGAATCGTACCCAGCGGTATCATGTCGTTGGCGCGACAGGCGATCCTGTAA
- a CDS encoding NADH-quinone oxidoreductase subunit M, producing MSEHLLSLMTFFPLLGMFIVLMLPKNNGGLLKGATLVFTLITFVISLPLALDPVFKTSGGMHYTEFAEWISVTNYFQMNYSVGIDGISLWLVMLTTFIMPIAVLSTWQAVTKNVKGYMALMLLLETAMLGAFIALDLFLFYIFWELMLIPMYFMIGIWGGANRIYAAVKFFIYTAVGSLLMLVAILFIYYAAVNSGMDISGFSIADFYNLSLDPALQKWLFLAFAFSFAIKVPMFPVHTWLPDAHTEAPTAGSVILAAVMLKMGTYGYVRFAMPLFPEATHTFLPYMTALAVIGIVYGALVAMMQKDVKKLVAYSSVSHLGFVMLGIFALNTVGVSGAVLQMINHGISTGALFLIVGFIYERRHTRLISEFGGLSKQMPVFATIFMIVTLSSIGLPATNGFVGEFMILLGAFQSELRWFAVVATSGVILAAVYMLWMFQRVMFGKLDNPKNQVLKDLNLRELCVILPLLVFVFWIGVYPNTFLEKMTPAIDQMIEQVSGKQPIPMPSAVPAAVHESVEAPAAHHGHGH from the coding sequence ATGTCAGAACATCTTCTCAGCCTGATGACATTCTTCCCCCTTCTGGGTATGTTCATCGTCCTGATGCTGCCCAAGAATAATGGTGGATTGCTTAAAGGTGCGACACTGGTTTTTACTTTGATCACGTTTGTGATCAGCTTGCCCCTGGCCCTTGACCCTGTCTTTAAAACGTCGGGTGGCATGCACTATACTGAGTTCGCTGAATGGATCAGTGTCACGAACTATTTTCAGATGAATTACAGTGTCGGGATTGATGGTATCAGTCTGTGGCTGGTCATGTTGACGACATTCATCATGCCGATTGCCGTTCTGTCAACCTGGCAGGCTGTGACGAAAAACGTCAAGGGTTATATGGCTCTGATGTTGCTGCTTGAAACAGCCATGCTTGGCGCGTTCATCGCTCTTGATCTGTTCCTGTTCTATATCTTCTGGGAACTGATGCTGATACCGATGTATTTCATGATCGGGATCTGGGGTGGTGCTAACCGCATCTACGCAGCAGTCAAATTCTTTATCTATACGGCAGTCGGTTCACTGCTGATGCTGGTAGCAATTCTTTTTATCTACTACGCCGCTGTGAACTCCGGTATGGACATCTCCGGTTTCAGCATTGCTGACTTTTATAACCTGTCTCTTGATCCGGCACTGCAAAAATGGTTGTTCCTGGCATTTGCGTTCAGTTTCGCCATTAAGGTTCCTATGTTTCCGGTTCATACCTGGTTGCCTGATGCCCATACTGAAGCGCCGACGGCCGGCTCGGTTATTCTTGCCGCTGTCATGTTGAAGATGGGGACCTATGGTTATGTGCGTTTCGCCATGCCGTTGTTTCCAGAAGCAACTCACACCTTTTTGCCTTATATGACAGCTCTGGCAGTGATTGGTATCGTTTACGGTGCCTTGGTCGCCATGATGCAGAAGGATGTCAAAAAACTGGTTGCCTACTCCTCAGTGTCTCACCTTGGTTTTGTCATGCTCGGTATCTTTGCTCTGAACACCGTCGGTGTCAGTGGTGCTGTACTGCAGATGATTAACCATGGTATTTCAACCGGTGCGCTGTTCCTTATTGTCGGCTTTATCTACGAGCGTCGCCATACCCGTTTGATCAGTGAATTTGGTGGTCTCTCCAAGCAGATGCCGGTGTTTGCCACGATCTTTATGATTGTGACGCTCTCTTCCATTGGCCTGCCAGCTACAAATGGTTTTGTCGGTGAGTTTATGATCCTGCTCGGTGCTTTTCAGAGTGAACTGCGCTGGTTTGCTGTTGTGGCGACTTCCGGTGTTATTCTCGCAGCGGTTTACATGCTGTGGATGTTTCAGCGTGTTATGTTCGGGAAACTGGATAACCCCAAAAATCAGGTTCTCAAAGATCTCAACCTGCGTGAGCTGTGTGTGATCCTGCCACTGCTGGTGTTTGTCTTCTGGATCGGTGTCTATCCCAACACGTTCTTGGAAAAAATGACTCCGGCGATTGATCAAATGATCGAACAAGTGTCCGGGAAACAACCGATCCCGATGCCGTCGGCTGTACCAGCTGCGGTTCACGAGTCCGTTGAGGCTCCTGCCGCGCATCATGGACACGGTCATTAA
- the nuoL gene encoding NADH-quinone oxidoreductase subunit L — MYDKLWLIPLLPFLGFLINGLLGKKIKNEKVIGAIATLAIFSSFIVSCKYFLQLLGDSQKTHEVIVASWMTVAPLQVDWGFLLDPLSGLMMMNVTGLSTLIHLYSIGYMHGEEGYYRFFAYLNLFTFAMLMLVMGNNALVMFVGWEGVGLCSYLLIGYYFEKKSASDAGKKAFVVNRVGDFGFLLGLFTLFWSLGQQGVWTIRFTEISANAHLLENGGVIVTIVTLCFFLGATGKSAQIPLYTWLPDAMEGPTPVSALIHAATMVTAGVYMIGRMNGLFAMAPDTMMVIAIVGGATALFAATIGLAQNDIKRVLAYSTVSQLGYMFLAMGVGAFTAGIFHLLTHAFFKACLFLGSGSVIHGMHHAYHHAHLHDDPQDMRNMGGLRKKMPITFITFLLSTLAISGIPFFSGFFSKDEILWWALASTRGHWVLWLVGALAAALTAFYMFRLVFMTFFGEQKTDARAKDHIPESPLVITLPLMILAALATLGGFLGVPHVLGNLFGHFPNKIEHFLAPIFEHTQHMHHIEAHGTAATEFTFMGISVGIAVFGIGLAWFMYCKNPQMPAQIVAKVPKLHKAIFNKWYIDEFYDALIVNPTKRLGTLLWQVFDVRLVDGLVNGVALVVRGTGRVLRHTQTGFTHNYAMSMVLGVVVILAIYVFN, encoded by the coding sequence ATGTACGACAAATTATGGCTTATTCCGTTGCTGCCCTTTCTTGGGTTCCTGATCAACGGTCTGCTGGGCAAAAAGATTAAAAATGAAAAGGTGATCGGGGCCATTGCCACCCTGGCGATCTTCTCGTCCTTTATCGTGTCCTGCAAATATTTCCTGCAATTGCTTGGTGACAGTCAAAAGACGCACGAAGTGATTGTTGCGAGCTGGATGACGGTTGCTCCTCTTCAGGTCGACTGGGGTTTCCTCTTGGATCCACTTTCCGGACTGATGATGATGAATGTCACCGGTTTGTCGACCCTGATTCACTTGTATTCCATCGGCTACATGCACGGTGAAGAGGGCTACTATCGGTTCTTCGCCTATCTCAACCTGTTTACCTTTGCCATGTTGATGCTGGTTATGGGCAACAACGCTCTGGTTATGTTTGTCGGTTGGGAAGGTGTTGGTTTGTGTTCTTACCTGCTGATCGGTTACTACTTTGAAAAGAAGAGTGCCAGCGATGCCGGTAAAAAAGCCTTTGTTGTTAACCGCGTCGGTGACTTCGGCTTTCTGCTCGGTCTGTTCACCCTGTTCTGGTCTCTCGGTCAACAAGGTGTCTGGACGATCCGTTTTACGGAAATCTCAGCCAATGCCCATCTTCTGGAAAATGGCGGGGTCATCGTTACCATCGTTACCTTGTGTTTCTTCCTCGGCGCGACGGGTAAGTCCGCTCAGATTCCATTGTACACCTGGCTGCCTGATGCCATGGAGGGTCCGACTCCTGTTTCCGCATTGATCCATGCTGCCACCATGGTCACCGCCGGTGTCTACATGATCGGCCGGATGAACGGTCTGTTCGCCATGGCTCCGGATACCATGATGGTGATCGCCATTGTCGGTGGTGCAACGGCTCTGTTTGCGGCAACCATCGGTCTGGCACAAAACGATATCAAGCGTGTTCTGGCGTATTCAACGGTTTCCCAGTTGGGCTACATGTTTCTGGCCATGGGCGTTGGCGCATTTACCGCAGGGATCTTTCATCTGCTGACTCATGCATTCTTCAAGGCCTGCCTGTTCCTCGGTTCCGGCTCGGTTATTCACGGTATGCACCATGCCTATCATCATGCGCACTTACATGATGATCCGCAGGATATGCGTAACATGGGCGGGCTGCGCAAGAAAATGCCCATTACCTTTATCACCTTCTTGCTGTCGACTCTGGCGATTTCGGGCATTCCGTTTTTCTCCGGCTTCTTCTCCAAAGACGAAATTCTTTGGTGGGCACTGGCCTCTACCCGTGGCCACTGGGTTCTGTGGCTGGTGGGTGCACTTGCCGCTGCACTGACGGCTTTCTACATGTTCCGTCTGGTGTTCATGACCTTCTTCGGTGAGCAGAAAACCGATGCCCGTGCCAAGGATCATATCCCCGAATCTCCATTGGTGATTACTCTGCCGCTGATGATTCTGGCTGCCCTGGCAACTTTGGGTGGTTTCCTTGGTGTGCCGCATGTCCTCGGCAATCTGTTCGGCCATTTCCCGAATAAGATTGAGCATTTCCTGGCGCCGATTTTTGAGCATACCCAACACATGCACCATATTGAGGCACATGGCACCGCTGCAACCGAGTTTACCTTTATGGGGATTTCGGTCGGTATTGCCGTCTTTGGTATCGGTCTGGCTTGGTTTATGTACTGTAAGAATCCGCAGATGCCAGCCCAAATTGTTGCCAAGGTGCCGAAACTGCATAAGGCGATCTTCAATAAATGGTATATCGATGAGTTTTATGATGCCCTGATTGTCAACCCGACCAAACGTCTTGGCACTCTGTTGTGGCAGGTTTTCGATGTCCGCCTGGTAGATGGTCTGGTGAATGGCGTTGCCCTGGTGGTGCGCGGCACCGGTCGCGTCTTACGACATACGCAAACAGGATTCACACACAACTACGCCATGTCCATGGTGCTGGGTGTTGTGGTTATCCTCGCCATCTACGTTTTCAACTAA
- the nuoK gene encoding NADH-quinone oxidoreductase subunit NuoK — MITITHYMVLSAILFSMGTIGVLTRKNAIVVFMCVELMLNAVNLTFIALSSHLGNMDGQIFVFFIMTVAAAEAAVGLALMIAFFRNRESIDVEDFSLLKW, encoded by the coding sequence ATGATCACAATTACTCATTATATGGTTTTGAGCGCTATTTTGTTCTCGATGGGAACGATTGGTGTCTTGACCCGTAAAAATGCCATCGTAGTTTTTATGTGCGTCGAGTTGATGCTGAATGCGGTCAACTTGACGTTCATCGCCCTGTCAAGTCATCTCGGTAATATGGATGGTCAGATCTTCGTGTTTTTCATTATGACAGTTGCCGCAGCGGAAGCCGCTGTCGGTCTGGCACTGATGATCGCCTTTTTCCGTAACAGAGAGTCCATTGACGTTGAGGATTTCAGCCTGTTGAAATGGTAA
- a CDS encoding NADH-quinone oxidoreductase subunit J: MELLQLFFFYLVAFVAVVSGFCVISCKNPINSAISLVMTFFCLAIFYVMLHAPFMAAVQIMVYAGAIMVLIIFVMMLLNQGSEVIARYRHAVTGAFIFAIVMLVQVVVILKNGGVSGPVGPINGDVVQSVGHVELIGKAMFTDFLLPFEIASILLLVAIVGAVVLAKREV, translated from the coding sequence ATGGAATTACTGCAGTTGTTCTTCTTTTATCTTGTCGCGTTTGTCGCCGTTGTTTCCGGGTTTTGCGTGATCTCATGCAAGAACCCGATCAATAGTGCCATCTCTCTCGTTATGACGTTTTTCTGCCTGGCGATCTTCTATGTCATGCTTCATGCACCTTTTATGGCCGCAGTGCAGATCATGGTTTATGCCGGCGCTATCATGGTGTTGATTATTTTCGTCATGATGTTGCTCAATCAGGGCTCGGAAGTGATCGCCCGTTATCGCCATGCAGTGACCGGAGCGTTTATCTTCGCAATCGTGATGCTGGTGCAGGTCGTTGTCATCCTGAAAAACGGTGGCGTGAGCGGCCCTGTTGGTCCGATCAACGGTGATGTCGTTCAGAGTGTTGGTCATGTCGAATTGATTGGCAAGGCGATGTTCACGGACTTCCTGCTGCCGTTCGAAATTGCATCCATTTTGTTGCTGGTGGCGATCGTCGGTGCTGTTGTTCTAGCCAAACGGGAAGTATAA
- a CDS encoding NADH-quinone oxidoreductase subunit I: MIKEFIQGLSITAKHLLPGNSTTVDYPKVKLEPSDRFRGLHRLVPDHNREKCVACYLCPTVCPAKCITVEAAEDENGVKYPTVYQIDMLRCIFCGYCVEACPVEAIEMTGEYELANYKREDFCFTKERLLK; the protein is encoded by the coding sequence ATGATTAAAGAGTTTATCCAGGGCTTAAGTATAACGGCAAAGCATCTGCTTCCGGGTAATTCAACAACGGTTGACTATCCGAAAGTCAAGCTCGAACCGTCTGATCGTTTTCGTGGTCTGCACCGTCTGGTTCCCGATCATAATCGGGAAAAATGTGTGGCCTGCTATCTGTGCCCGACCGTCTGCCCGGCAAAATGCATTACGGTGGAGGCTGCAGAGGATGAGAACGGCGTCAAATATCCTACGGTCTATCAGATTGATATGCTGCGCTGTATCTTCTGTGGATACTGCGTCGAGGCGTGTCCTGTTGAAGCCATCGAGATGACCGGCGAATACGAATTGGCCAATTATAAGCGTGAAGACTTCTGCTTCACCAAGGAGCGTTTGCTCAAATAA
- the nuoH gene encoding NADH-quinone oxidoreductase subunit NuoH, whose translation MSELLSLSNDPLLFIGVMIAKILAVFIVVVLIVAYATYAERKIIGRMQTRLGPTMTGPLGLLQPIADGLKLFFKEDIIPAQSSKLAFVLAPMMILVPAFITVAVVPFGGTITVGGYLVPLQITDLNIGILYVLAMAGLGVYGIVLAGWASNNKYSLLGGVRSAAQMVSYELAAGLAIISVFMLSETLSLSGIVEAQSGSIFDWYIFSQPLAFCLFVITSLAEINRTPFDLPEAETELVSGFCTEYSSMKYALFFMAEYANMIVVSAITATLFLGGPAGPFPGPINLLLKVFCFMFLFIWIRATFPRVRYDQLMFMGWKVFLPLALLNIVITGAVVVF comes from the coding sequence ATGTCTGAACTGCTTAGCCTCTCGAACGATCCACTGCTGTTTATCGGCGTGATGATTGCCAAAATTCTGGCCGTGTTTATCGTGGTGGTTCTGATTGTTGCTTATGCGACTTACGCCGAACGTAAGATTATTGGTCGCATGCAGACCCGTCTTGGACCGACCATGACCGGACCCCTCGGATTGTTGCAGCCGATCGCTGATGGTTTGAAGCTGTTTTTCAAAGAAGACATCATTCCGGCACAGTCGAGCAAGCTGGCTTTTGTTCTGGCGCCGATGATGATCCTGGTTCCGGCCTTTATTACCGTCGCGGTTGTGCCCTTTGGTGGCACCATCACCGTTGGGGGCTATCTGGTGCCGTTGCAGATTACCGATTTGAATATTGGTATTCTCTACGTTCTGGCCATGGCCGGGCTGGGTGTCTACGGCATCGTTCTGGCGGGTTGGGCGTCCAACAACAAGTACTCGCTGCTCGGTGGTGTTCGTTCCGCCGCTCAGATGGTTTCGTATGAACTGGCTGCCGGTCTGGCAATTATTTCCGTGTTCATGCTTTCCGAAACATTGAGCTTGAGCGGCATTGTTGAGGCTCAGTCAGGATCTATTTTCGACTGGTATATTTTCTCACAACCGTTGGCGTTCTGTCTGTTTGTTATCACGTCACTGGCGGAAATCAACCGGACACCGTTTGACCTTCCTGAGGCGGAAACAGAGCTGGTTTCCGGTTTTTGTACTGAGTACTCCTCCATGAAGTATGCACTGTTCTTCATGGCGGAATATGCCAACATGATCGTGGTTTCCGCGATTACGGCCACGCTGTTTCTTGGTGGGCCCGCAGGACCTTTTCCCGGCCCCATCAACCTGCTGCTGAAGGTGTTCTGTTTCATGTTCCTGTTTATCTGGATTCGTGCCACCTTCCCGCGTGTTCGTTACGACCAGTTGATGTTCATGGGCTGGAAAGTGTTCCTGCCGTTGGCATTGTTGAATATTGTGATTACCGGTGCCGTTGTTGTTTTTTAA